One part of the Agreia sp. COWG genome encodes these proteins:
- a CDS encoding recombinase family protein: MRLLGYTRVSTSSQDAQLQLDALIAAGVQKRDVFVDVTSGSKTAIERRGMKKLLEHAESGDTVVVWRVDRLGRSLIDVLNTVNLLKDRGIHVRSISDGIDPATSTGRLMLNMLATLAEYERELIVERVNAGIAAARQSGTRFGRPLSDPAVIADKLAIAADARAKGRTAEDAARLVGWSRATLYRHQQAVVDRESAPM; the protein is encoded by the coding sequence ATGAGACTTCTTGGGTACACGCGGGTGAGCACATCGAGTCAAGACGCGCAGCTGCAGCTCGATGCTCTCATCGCGGCCGGCGTCCAGAAGCGAGACGTCTTCGTCGACGTCACCTCCGGAAGCAAGACCGCGATCGAGCGGCGAGGGATGAAGAAACTCCTCGAGCACGCAGAGTCCGGCGACACGGTCGTGGTGTGGCGGGTCGATCGCCTCGGCCGCTCCCTGATCGACGTACTCAACACGGTGAACTTGCTCAAAGACCGCGGTATCCACGTTCGCTCAATCTCTGATGGCATCGATCCGGCGACCTCGACGGGGAGGCTGATGCTCAACATGTTGGCCACGCTGGCCGAATACGAGCGCGAACTCATCGTCGAGCGAGTCAATGCAGGCATTGCCGCAGCCAGACAGAGCGGCACCCGGTTCGGCCGACCTCTGTCGGATCCCGCCGTCATCGCCGACAAGCTGGCGATCGCCGCCGACGCTCGTGCGAAGGGGCGCACGGCCGAAGACGCAGCCCGGCTGGTCGGCTGGAGTCGAGCCACTCTCTATCGTCACCAGCAAGCCGTCGTCGACCGCGAGAGCGCCCCCATGTAG
- a CDS encoding DNA polymerase III subunit alpha, protein MTFTHLHVASSFSVHHGTRGPADLVEQAAGAGARAAALTDRDGLYGAIRHIRQCIHVAVAPIVGVELQLDDATEAAGPSTVTVLAHGRNEGAGWAGLSRLISAAHSPKRGRRTLSGTANRAAMIPAGRLPAFVLSDGAPVATVLLGADSDVGRAVAARDTGAARARLEEWKRLLPGAVVIEVVCHFTKPGELRSVEHAAAMLELADAAQVPAVLTNEVRYGIPDDALTGDVLDAAGRLQPLGAFELQPNGQAWLKPEMKMRAIATLIVEYSRLDSHTQHDLLSATEALAERCALDPVSDVAWQKSKVPELSALGITGDPADVLWKKCLAAIPQRYPRSRGVDLELVHSRLAAEMKNIIAFGFPSYFLTVSDVSEMMRRMRIRNQARGSGAGSLVVYLLRISNVDPLEHDLLFERFLGNKRSTLPDIDIDVESARRHDVYRAIFDRYGDHRVTLLSMQNTYRARGAARDAGLALGLDEKQIDFVANNIWRFEARDFRAVLYEKPELQEIAALVRNDSRMDLLVDVVGRLDRLPRHISQHPCGVILGDSNLLSYTPTQPSGIGLAMSQFDKDDIDDVGFLKLDVLGVRMQSTLAYAVREIERVNGPDAAAAGRLTVNAPYVSSGGIVELDAIPHDDEPTFEAIRTAHTLGMFQIESPGQRELIGKMQPDCYEDLIADISLFRPGPMKGNMVAPFIDTKHGFQDPDYLHPSFKPFLKETFGVVLYHEHILRIFHTCMGITLAEADELRRAMERRADGIEESFRAKTRANVDERGRRRFTDADVDRIWKVLAGFASYGFCKAHGAAFALPTYQSAWLKTHYPVEFLAGVFEHDPGMYERRLLMAEARRMGVPILPLDVNASTDEYLVERTPEGAKGIRYSLTDVHGITQPEKDRILAGQPYSGILDFYTRATPSRRLLVNLASVGALDSLSGGAGRGDVIAYARQLTARRKPKAGENENQLELDAVDDVSVGHADPTAQERIGTELDILSTELNEHLIEGYRPLLDSLGVINAADLVSLPNKTEVIVAGVRVATQTPPMKSGKRVVFISLDDGTGCSDATFFDEAQQRSGPLLFGTRLLLIRGRTRRTGARGVSLQAEEAFDLKQAWAAFSAVRSAAS, encoded by the coding sequence GTGACGTTTACGCATTTGCATGTGGCGTCGTCGTTCTCCGTTCATCACGGAACTCGAGGCCCCGCCGACCTGGTCGAGCAGGCCGCCGGCGCGGGTGCCCGGGCTGCTGCGCTCACGGACAGGGACGGTCTTTACGGGGCTATCCGGCATATCCGCCAGTGCATCCACGTCGCGGTCGCTCCCATCGTGGGGGTCGAGCTGCAGCTCGACGACGCGACCGAAGCCGCTGGTCCGTCGACGGTCACGGTTCTTGCTCACGGCCGAAACGAGGGAGCGGGGTGGGCTGGGCTGTCTCGGCTGATCAGTGCCGCCCACTCCCCCAAACGTGGCCGGCGCACCCTGTCTGGCACAGCGAACCGGGCCGCCATGATCCCAGCCGGCCGGCTGCCGGCGTTCGTTCTCTCCGATGGTGCGCCCGTCGCTACCGTCCTGCTCGGCGCTGATTCCGATGTGGGCAGAGCTGTCGCGGCCCGCGATACAGGTGCGGCGCGGGCGAGGCTCGAAGAATGGAAGAGGCTGCTGCCGGGCGCGGTCGTGATTGAGGTGGTGTGCCACTTCACCAAGCCGGGCGAGCTTCGCAGTGTCGAGCATGCGGCCGCGATGCTCGAGCTGGCCGACGCAGCACAGGTGCCGGCGGTGCTGACGAACGAGGTTCGCTACGGGATCCCGGATGATGCTCTGACCGGCGATGTCCTTGACGCGGCCGGTCGCCTGCAGCCACTCGGCGCATTCGAGCTGCAACCCAACGGGCAGGCCTGGCTGAAACCCGAAATGAAAATGCGCGCGATCGCCACACTGATCGTCGAGTACTCGCGTCTCGACAGCCATACCCAGCACGACCTCTTGAGCGCCACCGAGGCCCTTGCCGAACGCTGCGCGCTGGATCCGGTATCGGATGTGGCGTGGCAGAAATCTAAGGTGCCCGAGCTTTCTGCGTTGGGCATCACCGGGGATCCTGCCGACGTCTTGTGGAAGAAGTGTCTCGCGGCAATCCCGCAGCGTTACCCGCGCTCCCGCGGCGTCGACCTCGAGCTGGTGCACAGCCGGTTGGCGGCCGAAATGAAGAACATCATCGCGTTCGGGTTCCCGTCCTACTTCCTGACCGTCTCCGACGTGTCGGAGATGATGCGTCGCATGCGGATCCGCAACCAGGCTCGCGGCAGCGGTGCCGGCAGCCTCGTCGTCTATCTGTTGCGGATCTCGAATGTCGACCCGCTCGAGCACGACCTGCTGTTCGAACGGTTCCTCGGCAACAAACGCTCCACCCTGCCCGATATCGACATCGACGTGGAATCCGCCCGACGGCACGACGTGTACCGGGCCATCTTCGACCGGTACGGCGACCACCGCGTCACCCTGCTGTCGATGCAGAACACTTACCGCGCTCGAGGAGCGGCGCGCGACGCCGGCCTCGCCCTCGGCCTCGACGAGAAGCAGATCGACTTCGTCGCGAACAACATCTGGCGCTTCGAAGCCCGCGACTTCCGCGCCGTCCTCTACGAGAAACCCGAACTGCAGGAGATCGCCGCCCTCGTGCGGAACGATTCTCGGATGGATCTGCTCGTCGACGTTGTCGGCCGCCTCGACCGGCTCCCCCGCCACATCTCCCAGCACCCCTGTGGTGTCATCCTCGGCGACAGCAATCTGCTCAGCTACACCCCCACCCAGCCGAGCGGGATCGGCCTGGCCATGAGCCAGTTCGACAAAGACGACATCGACGACGTCGGCTTCCTTAAACTCGACGTCCTCGGCGTCCGCATGCAATCGACGCTCGCCTACGCCGTGCGCGAGATCGAGCGGGTTAACGGGCCGGATGCCGCGGCCGCCGGCCGACTCACCGTCAACGCCCCCTACGTGAGCTCGGGAGGGATCGTGGAGCTCGACGCGATCCCCCACGACGACGAACCGACATTCGAGGCGATCCGCACCGCCCACACGCTGGGCATGTTCCAGATCGAGAGTCCCGGTCAGCGCGAGCTCATCGGCAAGATGCAGCCCGACTGCTACGAAGACCTCATCGCCGACATCTCCCTGTTCCGGCCCGGCCCAATGAAGGGCAACATGGTCGCCCCGTTCATCGACACCAAACACGGGTTCCAGGACCCCGACTACCTGCACCCGAGCTTCAAACCGTTCCTCAAAGAAACCTTCGGCGTCGTGCTCTATCACGAGCACATCCTCCGCATCTTCCACACCTGCATGGGCATCACGCTCGCCGAAGCGGACGAGCTGCGCCGTGCGATGGAGAGGCGCGCGGACGGCATCGAAGAATCTTTCCGGGCCAAGACGCGCGCGAACGTCGACGAGCGCGGCCGGCGCCGGTTCACCGACGCCGACGTCGACCGCATCTGGAAGGTGCTCGCCGGATTCGCCAGCTACGGCTTCTGCAAAGCCCACGGCGCCGCCTTCGCCCTGCCCACCTATCAGAGCGCGTGGTTGAAGACGCACTACCCGGTCGAGTTCCTCGCCGGCGTCTTCGAGCACGACCCCGGCATGTACGAACGGCGGCTCCTTATGGCCGAGGCCAGACGTATGGGAGTGCCGATCCTGCCGCTCGACGTGAACGCGTCCACCGACGAGTACCTCGTCGAGCGCACACCCGAGGGCGCTAAAGGAATTCGATACTCCCTGACCGACGTGCACGGCATCACCCAGCCCGAGAAAGACCGCATCCTCGCCGGCCAGCCCTATTCGGGCATTCTCGACTTCTACACGCGCGCCACGCCCTCGAGGCGACTCCTCGTGAACCTCGCGAGCGTCGGCGCGCTCGACAGTCTCAGCGGCGGCGCGGGTCGCGGCGACGTGATCGCGTATGCCCGTCAACTCACCGCAAGGCGCAAGCCCAAGGCGGGCGAGAACGAGAACCAGCTCGAGCTGGACGCCGTCGACGACGTTTCGGTCGGCCACGCGGACCCCACGGCTCAGGAGCGGATAGGGACTGAGCTCGACATCCTCTCGACCGAACTGAACGAGCACCTGATCGAGGGCTACCGGCCGCTACTGGACTCGCTCGGCGTCATCAACGCAGCCGACCTGGTGTCACTGCCGAACAAGACCGAAGTCATCGTCGCGGGCGTTCGCGTCGCGACCCAGACCCCACCGATGAAGAGCGGCAAACGGGTTGTGTTCATCAGCCTCGACGACGGCACCGGCTGCTCCGACGCCACCTTCTTCGACGAAGCCCAACAGCGCTCCGGACCACTGCTGTTCGGCACCCGCCTGCTGCTCATCCGCGGGCGCACACGACGAACCGGCGCGCGCGGAGTGAGCCTTCAGGCCGAGGAGGCCTTCGACTTGAAGCAGGCATGGGCCGCGTTTTCGGCGGTCCGCTCTGCTGCGTCGTAG
- a CDS encoding DUF6504 family protein: protein MWVVGVVAVVSVSTTGDGAPSSIVWDGQTFSVIRKPQQWIDRNAWWVGSVRAPRGSSAGLLERLVYRVEVRSTAGAVRVIDLCQGDAGWALDEVAVR from the coding sequence ATGTGGGTGGTGGGTGTGGTGGCAGTGGTGAGTGTATCGACGACCGGTGACGGTGCGCCGTCGTCGATTGTGTGGGACGGGCAGACGTTCTCGGTGATCCGGAAACCGCAGCAGTGGATTGACCGGAACGCATGGTGGGTTGGTTCGGTTCGTGCTCCGCGGGGTTCGTCGGCTGGTCTTCTCGAGCGGCTCGTGTATCGCGTCGAGGTGCGGAGCACTGCCGGCGCGGTCAGGGTGATCGACCTGTGCCAGGGCGATGCGGGGTGGGCGTTGGATGAGGTTGCGGTGCGGTGA
- a CDS encoding SOS response-associated peptidase, translating into MCGRFVQARSTGDLTALFSVTEPATDLPEPSWNVAPTQTVAVVIDSAKGEGEQVRRLEPARWSLTPSWSKTIKTKFPTFNARSEDIATKASWKGPLKAHRAIVPVDGYYEWQTDDNGIKTPTYIHGADGETLALAGLYSWWPDHALDENDPNYWTLTATILTSSAIDELLGIHDRNPVPLPEHLWGQWLDPTVIGDQALVDEAVRSALPVAQTLQFHTVPPLRGDGPQLIEAT; encoded by the coding sequence ATGTGCGGCAGATTCGTTCAAGCCCGATCAACCGGCGACCTCACTGCCCTGTTCTCCGTAACCGAGCCCGCCACCGACCTCCCCGAGCCTTCCTGGAACGTCGCACCCACCCAGACTGTCGCCGTCGTCATCGACAGCGCTAAGGGGGAGGGGGAGCAGGTGCGTCGCCTCGAGCCGGCGCGTTGGTCGCTCACCCCGAGCTGGTCGAAGACCATCAAGACGAAATTCCCCACCTTCAACGCCCGGTCCGAAGACATCGCCACCAAGGCGTCATGGAAGGGCCCGCTCAAAGCGCATCGCGCGATCGTTCCCGTCGACGGGTACTACGAGTGGCAAACCGACGACAACGGCATCAAAACACCGACCTACATCCACGGAGCAGACGGCGAGACGCTCGCGCTGGCAGGTCTGTACTCCTGGTGGCCCGACCACGCTCTCGACGAGAACGACCCCAACTACTGGACCCTCACCGCCACCATCCTGACCAGCTCCGCGATCGACGAACTTCTCGGCATCCACGACCGGAACCCCGTGCCGCTGCCCGAACATCTCTGGGGCCAATGGCTGGATCCCACGGTTATCGGTGACCAGGCTCTTGTCGACGAAGCTGTGCGGTCTGCCCTGCCCGTGGCCCAAACCCTGCAGTTTCACACGGTGCCGCCGCTGCGCGGCGACGGACCCCAACTGATCGAGGCGACATGA
- a CDS encoding methyltransferase, with amino-acid sequence MGQMRTLGDIVRAAIALGVEEEKLTVSEQLLMDQHGNEGTAPNVDELRAAILCGDDPLGDAYAEIMSPADRRPLGQTYTPAPIIESMLAWAQRRPTPARIVDPGAGSGRYLLAAARAFPGASLIALEIDALSGLMLRANIRAAGFSDRATVVIGDYRSAELGSIDSPTLFIGNPPYVRHHQIDPEWKDWLVTTAASHGLRASKLAGLHIHFFLATAQHARPGDYGAFITSSEWMDVNYGSVLRELLLDSLGGTEIHVIDPTAETFADATTTGAITCFEVGIEQPSMRLRRVESVSTLGGLGLGAEISRARLSESSRWSVLLRTAVQVPEGHIQLGELCRVHRGTVTGANAVWVARPGAVQLPESVLYPSITKARELFSAGARLTHGDALRQVIDLPVDLDVLSPEDRKLVNRFIRTAKQSKVQDGYVAANRRAWWSVGLRKAAPILATYMARRPPAFVLNDVEARHINIAHGLYPREDLSPQILEALALHLRSAVQLSQGRTYAGGLTKFEPREMERLTIPDLSQLQAEVKA; translated from the coding sequence ATGGGTCAAATGCGCACGCTCGGAGACATAGTTCGGGCAGCAATAGCGCTAGGTGTCGAGGAGGAGAAGCTCACTGTTAGTGAGCAACTTCTTATGGATCAGCACGGCAATGAGGGAACAGCGCCGAACGTGGACGAGCTTCGAGCCGCCATCCTGTGTGGAGATGACCCGCTCGGCGATGCGTACGCGGAAATCATGTCCCCAGCCGATCGACGGCCCCTCGGACAGACCTACACGCCTGCCCCCATCATTGAATCCATGCTCGCATGGGCGCAACGTCGGCCCACGCCGGCCCGAATCGTAGATCCGGGAGCAGGATCGGGGCGGTATCTCTTAGCCGCAGCCAGGGCTTTTCCTGGCGCAAGTTTGATTGCGCTGGAAATCGACGCCCTTTCGGGGTTGATGCTTCGGGCTAACATACGAGCAGCTGGATTTTCCGATCGCGCCACCGTTGTCATCGGTGACTATCGCTCGGCCGAGTTGGGTTCGATCGACTCTCCGACGCTTTTTATCGGCAATCCGCCTTATGTTCGGCATCATCAGATCGATCCGGAATGGAAAGACTGGCTGGTTACGACAGCGGCGTCTCATGGCCTTCGCGCCAGCAAGCTAGCCGGTCTGCATATTCACTTTTTTCTTGCCACTGCACAACATGCTCGCCCGGGCGATTACGGCGCGTTCATCACCAGTTCCGAATGGATGGATGTCAACTACGGCAGCGTCCTGCGCGAGCTGCTGCTGGATTCTTTGGGTGGTACTGAGATCCACGTTATTGACCCAACGGCCGAAACCTTCGCAGATGCCACCACAACTGGCGCGATTACCTGCTTCGAAGTAGGCATCGAACAGCCATCAATGCGACTGCGACGTGTGGAGTCGGTAAGCACCCTCGGAGGCCTGGGCCTTGGAGCCGAGATCTCTCGCGCACGACTGTCCGAGTCAAGTCGCTGGTCAGTTTTGTTGCGAACAGCCGTGCAGGTTCCAGAAGGTCATATCCAACTCGGGGAACTGTGCCGCGTCCACCGCGGCACCGTGACTGGCGCAAACGCCGTTTGGGTTGCGCGCCCCGGCGCAGTGCAGTTGCCTGAATCGGTCTTGTACCCGTCCATCACGAAAGCTCGAGAACTCTTTAGCGCGGGCGCACGGCTCACGCACGGCGACGCACTTCGGCAAGTAATCGATCTCCCCGTCGACCTCGACGTTCTATCTCCCGAAGACCGCAAACTCGTAAACCGATTCATTCGGACGGCCAAACAGTCGAAAGTACAAGACGGCTACGTTGCTGCTAACCGCCGCGCCTGGTGGAGCGTCGGTCTCCGTAAAGCTGCACCAATCCTTGCTACCTACATGGCCCGTCGTCCCCCCGCTTTCGTCCTAAACGACGTTGAAGCACGACACATCAACATTGCCCATGGGCTCTATCCGCGCGAGGACTTGTCCCCTCAAATTCTCGAAGCTCTCGCTCTCCACCTAAGGTCGGCTGTGCAACTCTCCCAAGGACGCACTTATGCAGGGGGTCTGACTAAGTTCGAGCCTCGGGAGATGGAACGCCTAACCATTCCTGACCTCTCGCAGCTTCAAGCAGAGGTTAAGGCCTAG
- a CDS encoding XamI family restriction endonuclease: MTNRPTWSEDQLRAGSRTAIDIFREERLIEPLEKYLEIFDDYRAAVENLIEGTVDLSQLSAQAVEYVANEKSLVAVRYLASPFISEDDLKVLADASLAPSVLRRNPEMAGRVVEAVMTALDRRRFPWIGEDREPTQEERESAILSTTSIIATSRAQTARRSTSKDEQEEAVKARLRAEGFVEVPTRPIPNSASAPEPGQFCAETSFGTRKADVVIRLWDGRTLPLECKVSNSSTNSVKRLNNDAAIKAKTWLQEFGANNVVPAAMLSGVFKVHNLVSAQADGLSLFWAHDLDSFVDFIDSTLT; this comes from the coding sequence GTGACGAACCGCCCCACCTGGTCAGAGGATCAGCTTCGTGCAGGTTCACGCACGGCCATTGATATATTCCGAGAAGAACGACTCATTGAGCCACTTGAAAAGTACTTAGAAATTTTCGACGATTACCGGGCCGCCGTCGAAAACCTCATCGAGGGAACTGTCGACCTTTCTCAACTGTCTGCACAGGCCGTCGAGTACGTCGCAAACGAAAAATCCCTCGTCGCCGTTCGCTACCTGGCATCGCCGTTCATATCAGAAGACGATCTCAAAGTTCTTGCGGACGCATCCCTTGCGCCCAGCGTGCTCCGCCGAAACCCCGAAATGGCTGGCCGCGTCGTGGAAGCCGTCATGACTGCGCTCGATAGGAGACGGTTCCCTTGGATAGGCGAGGATCGCGAACCCACCCAAGAAGAGCGCGAGAGCGCAATTCTTTCGACAACATCGATCATCGCCACCTCACGCGCGCAAACAGCTCGCCGCAGCACGTCGAAAGACGAACAAGAAGAAGCCGTCAAAGCGCGGCTCCGCGCGGAAGGATTCGTCGAGGTCCCAACGCGACCCATTCCCAACTCAGCCAGTGCACCAGAGCCTGGTCAGTTCTGCGCCGAAACATCATTCGGCACACGCAAGGCGGACGTTGTGATCCGACTTTGGGATGGACGTACGTTGCCTCTCGAATGCAAAGTAAGCAACTCATCTACCAACAGCGTGAAGCGTCTCAACAACGACGCAGCGATAAAAGCCAAGACGTGGCTACAGGAGTTCGGGGCCAACAACGTCGTTCCCGCTGCCATGCTTTCTGGAGTATTTAAAGTCCATAACCTGGTCTCCGCGCAGGCCGATGGACTATCACTTTTTTGGGCTCACGACCTGGACTCGTTTGTCGATTTCATCGACTCAACGTTGACCTAG